The genome window GGGCGCTCCCGGAGGGAGGAATTCCCCCGCTTCCGCTGCTTTACTCATGATCATGCCCTCAAAAGGTGCTTTTATTTCCGTATCTTCCAGTACTTGACGCGCCTGATCAACCAGCGCTGCGGCGGCAGTGTGTTTGGCACGTGCTTGATCAATCTGCTCCTTCCGTGGTCCTTCGCGCGACAAATCGAAACGTTCTTCAACCTGTTTTAGGGCAGCCCGCGCCTGTTCAATCTGTTCTACCCGAGGCCCCTCTCGGACAAGGCGCAGCCGTTCTTCCGCCGCTTCCAAGCGTTCTGCCGCCATTTTAGAAAAGGTGACAGCCGATTCATACTGTTGTTCAGGGATGGCTTTTTCTTCCAATAATCGGGTAAATCTTCCCGCGTCATTGGCGGCACGTTCCGCTTCCGCCCGCAGCATCTTCACTTCCGCCTCGGCACCGGCTATCTCTTGTACCCGTGATCCCGCCTCCAGTTCATTGAGCCTAAATTGTGCTTGTTCCATGGCGGCACGTGCCGCTTCCAGTTCCTGAGGCCGGGTTCCTGCTTCAAGTTCTGCCAGAAAGGCACGGGCAAAGGATTCATTTGCTTCTGTTTGAGCGAGCTGGATCTTTTGGTCGGCGGCATCAAGACGCGCCAACACTTGTCCTTTAACGACTGTCTCTCCTTCATCGACTAATCGTTCTTGGAGTCGTCCGGGAATCTTAAAGCCCAGCTGCGCGTCGGTGATTTCTATATTACCCGACAACACCACCATACCCGAATTGGAATTATTGGTGATAACACCATAATAATAAAACGCTCCTGCGGCGGCTGCAAGCACTATGAGCGCCGGAATGAGTTTTTTCATAAAAGAATCTCCTGCGATGTGAACATATAATCACAATAGTTTATTTCTAGGGTGATGTAATCCCTTTCAAAAAGGTATTCCACGCATGGTGTAGATGTTGAAGAATATCAAAGCCGCCATCACTCAGAAAAAGCATCATAATGGCCGGTTGGAACAAGCTCAAATACATGACTGACAGGTACTGTAGATCCAATTCCTCACGCACAGCTCCTTCTTCCTGTGCCTTCTTTAGCAAGGCGGCAATCTCTTCCAGATAAGCAGTCAGGATTGCATAGAGACGCGCTTTCCGCGCCGGGTTGCCAATCCATACCTGATCCGAAAACAATAAACGGGGTATGGCATTGAATTCCAAGGCCATCTGTATATGGAGTTTCAATAATTCACGAAGACTCTCCAGACCGGACACTTCTAAATCTCTCACTGTTGCGACCATATTTAACAAGCGTTTACCGATCCTGTTGATGGCGGCATCCAAGACCTCTTCTTTTCCGGCAAAATGCCTATATAATGCCGAGGTGGCAAGATCCAGGTGTTGGGCAATTCGCTGCATGCTTAAACCGCTTAACCCATGGGTGGCGATGACATGCAGCGCCGCCTCTGCAATCTGTTCTTGTCTAATGTCTGTGCTTATTCTTCGTTGCATCGTATATCTTTCTTATGTGAATTTATATTCACATAATAACATAAAAAAAGAGAGCGTTCAATTTATTTAACAAAAAGGAACGCCCTATCGCGCCTGCGCCGGTAGCCTTTTATTCGTCAATCTCAGGAATTAACCGCTCGTTTTTATCCATGGGCCGGCTGTTCCAGAGTATTTCTTCGAGATTAGGCAAGGATGGCGTGGTGTTTTGCAAGTACCATCGGTCTCCTTCTTTGCGCCAACGACAACGTAACTCAGCGCCTTTGTGCCGTGGGATACGGACGAGCCCGTCATAGCCGAAAGGCTGGTCGTCACGGCGCATGGCAACACAAAATAGCAGCATGGTGACATCAACGCTTCCCGTTTCTTCATAGAGGTCAAAGTTCCAGTTTCTGATTTGTCGGAGCAGAAATGTTTTGTTGTTCCGTCGGAACCACCATTTCCAAGCGCGGCTGACATACTCCCGATGAAACCCATTGGCATCCTCATAGCCGGCGGCGTAACAGTTTGTGAGCGCCCGCCAATCCATGGCAAGATAGGCTTCTTTAAAAGCGTCCATCTGCAACACAATTTCTTCGGCAATATCACGGTAGGTATCGGGTACGTCGGGATAGGTTGGAAAAATGAGTTGAGTGTCAGGGCGGTCATCGACCTCTTCTACTTTAGGATGAACACGCGCTTGTTGATCACCGTCATAAACGATGGAGACATCATGTTCACTGCCCGTTTCACTGAAAACCAGATAGTCCAGATAATTGACCGTTCCTGTCTTCGGCCGGAGGGTGGTTGTTTCCGCCGTAATGGAATAGGTGCCGGCATCCGCCTTGTTTAGGGTGCAAAAAGTGTCACTCGTCTCAAGGAGAGGTTGCAGCGCAGACAGCGTCCGTGTCTCAGTTTCGTCTTCTACACGATGTATAAAATACCGCTTCGCGCCGGGATCCTTTTCCCAGCTTAATTGCAGTCCGCGATCCGCTGTTACTGTCGCATCAATTTGTTGCACAGGGCGCGGCAACAATAGACGATAGCCCTGCCGTTCATAGAGATTTTCTTGACTGTGCATAACGTAAGAATAGCCGTTGATAGAACAGTGCCAAGCCTCTTTTGTATCATTTTTAAAATTGATACATTGCTTCAACTGCTCCTCCCATGCTTCAACAGAATGCTGTTGTCCTGCTTCAAAAATACAGGTGTAAGGAGTCAACCATTCTTCGGGCGTGTCGGGCGCTAAGAGCGGTACAAACCAATTGCTTTTGTTGGGGATTAATTCGAATTGAAGCATGGGTTCCCAAAGCCCGTAGAGGGCGCGTGCCAAATTACCTTCGTCGGAAATCCAATCTAAGTCGTAGAGATTATGATGGAACTCGTTGATATCTCGTGCCGGGCTAAGCCGATAGGCAGCCTTGGTTTTCTCTTGTACCTGTTCGCGGTCGGGAACCATTTTCTTATAGATGATTTCGCGTAAGGTCGGCAGGATGGCTTCCTCCCAGCATCGGTTATTTTCATAGTCAAAAAGATCCCAATAGGGTTCGAAACTGTATACGTCTGCGCCCATGGCAGCGCCTTGCATAATCATGGCGCGATACAGCGCCGCCGGCATTTCGCTCGGATGTTGATGATCGCCGAAAAGACCGGGGCCGTTCATAAAGCTGCTTTCGTACCACCATGATTGCGGTTCAATGCCCCAATGATTCGTATAGCCGCCCAGCCATAAGCCCCATACACTGGTTTGCCGTACAAGATGCCGAGGCTCGATGAATTCATTGACGGGGATCACATAATCAGGGTAACGCTGCATCATTTCCAAGAGCGGTTTGTTCAGAACGTCTGCGGCGATATGGGTCCATTTGAGTCCTTGTAAAACGATTAGAATATGGCGATTATGTTGGACAGCCAATTCAATCATGTCGCAACTGTAGCGGACATGGGGCGAATAAGCGTAACGTTCCACATTGAAGGGGGTGTAATATTCGAATTGCTGTTCGGAAAGCATCACACTGCGTATGCAGGAGAATTCTTGCAGGAGCAGTGCCACATAATTGGGTTCAAAAACATATTCGTCGTGAGGATCTGCTGCTTGCAGACTAATAGGAACATTTTGTTTTTGTGGTTCATGGAGAATACGCCTCAATAATTCGAGCCGCAACGCTGCATCCCTTACGCGCAGCTCGATCTGCAATTGACAATAAGGCTTGAGATCTTCCGGAACGAGTCCCCATACCCGTGTTATTTCTGCTCCGTGTCGGTCCGCTTCCTCATAGCGATCTGCTCCTTCTGCCGCAGCGTCGCTATCGCGAAAAGCGGCGGAAGTTTGCAGTAAAATCAGGGGATGCGCTGCAGAAATGAGAGGAAGTGAGGATGGGGCAGGATCCGTATTGAGAGCGGAGCATACGAAAAAAAACAGTAACATCACGGTTTTATTCCTTCGCTTAGGTCTTTATAGCCTATTGAGGACATTGCTTTCTGTTGTGGAAAGAATCGTTGAACAATTCATTTCGATGGGAGGAAAAAATCAGGTGCCATGATTCATCCGAAAACTTTTGTTCGTCAGACTTTTCTTTGCAGTGATAAAAATCATGCTGTGAAGAAGTGTAACATAAAAAAAGAACTAAAATTTAGAGCTATAGAAAAGCTGTCTCAATCATAGTTTGCCTCAGCGGTTATGAAAGGGTCATACTCTATAGAGATCACACCGTATCACAAAGGCTTAACCAGGGAAGTTTTCATTCATGCGCATGTCTCAACTATTAGGTCAACGATATAAAGAACGGCCTGTGGATGCCGCCTGGGAGAGCCACGCCTTTCTTCTGAGAGGGGCTTATATGAGACTGCAGACCCATGGCGTCTATACATTTTTGCCGCCTGCCATCCGGGTGCTGCAGCGTATAGAAGGAATTATTCGTGAAGAAATGATCGCTGTAGGCGGTCAAGAAGTATGCCTGTCCCCCATCATGGACGAGGAAGGATTGCGGCAGCCGTCAGATGGGGCATCTTTTCGTTTTCAGGACCGCGGTGCGCATGCCCTCGTATTAAAGGATAGCCACGAGGAAGCCTTTGTTCGTCTTTGCCGACATGAAATCAATAGTTATACACAATTGCCCTTGATGGTGTATCAGTTTCAACGTGCCTTTCGTGATGAGGCGCATTGTCGGGGCGGGCTCCTTGTTACACGGGAACGAAGCATGAAAGAGGCTTGTTCCTTTCATGATTCGCAAGCAGATCTGGATCACTATTACATGCGATGTTACCAAGCCTATCAACGTGTTTTTTCGCGTATAGGCATAGCTGAAGTGGTGCCTGCCCTTGCCGCGCCCGGCATTAAGGAAGGGGATGCGGCGCATGCTTTTATTTTCCTTACTGAATCGGGAGAAGATGCCATTGTCTCTTGTGACCAATGCGGGTATCTTGCCAAACAAGAAGCGGCAACAGGAAGGATCACCTCTTATCCCGAGGACCCGCTTCCCCTCGAAAAGGTTCACACACCTTCTAAAAAGACCATTGAAGAAGTATCGGAATTTTTAGGTGTCCCAACAAAAAAGACAGCGAAGGTTGTCTTTTACGAAAGTCCTGCATCAGACCAACTCACCGTCGTTTTGATTCGAGGTGACATTGAAGTCAACGAAACAAAACTTGCTAAAGTGACGCAGCGCTTTCTCATCCCTGCGGTCGATGAAAAGATCGATGCCATCGGGGCCGTGCCGGGTTTTGCCTCCCCTCTGGGGCTGGATCCTCGGGCGTGTCGTATTGTCGTTGATGCGAGTATTGCCGCGTCAGGGAATCTTATTTGCGGTGCCAATGAACCTGATTATCATTACTTGAATTTTAACCTTGCCAGAGACTTGCCCGAAGCCGAAGTGGTGGATGCGGCGCTCATTCGGGAGGGCGACGGATGCCCCCTATGTTCTGCTGCGCTCCAACTGAAACGGGGTATTGAACTCGCCCGTATCTTTCAAGTAGGAGACGTCTACACCAAAGCCTTGATCATGAATTATCATGACGCGGCGGGCGTGCTCCGTGCCCCGCTCATGGGCAGTTACCGCATCGAAATCAACCGCGTGTTCATGGCGGTGATCGAAGCGAG of Candidatus Hydrogenedentota bacterium contains these proteins:
- a CDS encoding HlyD family efflux transporter periplasmic adaptor subunit; this encodes MKKLIPALIVLAAAAGAFYYYGVITNNSNSGMVVLSGNIEITDAQLGFKIPGRLQERLVDEGETVVKGQVLARLDAADQKIQLAQTEANESFARAFLAELEAGTRPQELEAARAAMEQAQFRLNELEAGSRVQEIAGAEAEVKMLRAEAERAANDAGRFTRLLEEKAIPEQQYESAVTFSKMAAERLEAAEERLRLVREGPRVEQIEQARAALKQVEERFDLSREGPRKEQIDQARAKHTAAAALVDQARQVLEDTEIKAPFEGMIMSKAAEAGEFLPPGAPVLSLGDLKHPWVRAYVNETDLGKIRLGQEAEVRCDSWPTRTFKGIITFISDEAEFTPKQVQTTTERVKLVYRIKISLENEDLLLKPGMPADAALELIQ
- a CDS encoding TetR/AcrR family transcriptional regulator, encoding MQRRISTDIRQEQIAEAALHVIATHGLSGLSMQRIAQHLDLATSALYRHFAGKEEVLDAAINRIGKRLLNMVATVRDLEVSGLESLRELLKLHIQMALEFNAIPRLLFSDQVWIGNPARKARLYAILTAYLEEIAALLKKAQEEGAVREELDLQYLSVMYLSLFQPAIMMLFLSDGGFDILQHLHHAWNTFLKGITSP
- the proS gene encoding proline--tRNA ligase, yielding MRMSQLLGQRYKERPVDAAWESHAFLLRGAYMRLQTHGVYTFLPPAIRVLQRIEGIIREEMIAVGGQEVCLSPIMDEEGLRQPSDGASFRFQDRGAHALVLKDSHEEAFVRLCRHEINSYTQLPLMVYQFQRAFRDEAHCRGGLLVTRERSMKEACSFHDSQADLDHYYMRCYQAYQRVFSRIGIAEVVPALAAPGIKEGDAAHAFIFLTESGEDAIVSCDQCGYLAKQEAATGRITSYPEDPLPLEKVHTPSKKTIEEVSEFLGVPTKKTAKVVFYESPASDQLTVVLIRGDIEVNETKLAKVTQRFLIPAVDEKIDAIGAVPGFASPLGLDPRACRIVVDASIAASGNLICGANEPDYHYLNFNLARDLPEAEVVDAALIREGDGCPLCSAALQLKRGIELARIFQVGDVYTKALIMNYHDAAGVLRAPLMGSYRIEINRVFMAVIEARHDRYGPKWPLPVAPWQVHLCALKMKNDVVKEAVERLYEHLKRAGIEVLFDDRDERPGVQFAEADLLGIPIRLIVSEKGLNNREIEYKRRDRDESGLISLEQSITMVLKWIHESEEGDEEKDVS